CTGTCGGACAACCTGCCGGCCGCGAAGATGGGTGTGTACATGGGCATCTTCAATTTCTTCATCGTGATCCCGCAGCTGCTGGCGGCCAGCGTGCTGGGTCTGTTGCTGCGCCTGTTCTTCCACGGCCAGCCCATCTGGGCGCTGGCCATGGGTGGCGCCAGCCTGATGATCGCCGGGTTGTTCACGCTGCGCGTGCGTGAGCCCGCCCTGGAGCTTTCCGCCGCTTCCGCCAGCACAGGACGCCATTGACGCCATGTCCATCCGCGCACCCATCGCCGCCGTCATCGGTCTCTCGCTCGCCATGCTCGGCGGTGCTGCCGCTTTCGCGGGCGAAGCACCCAAGGATTTCTACGGCACCGAGCTACCGTTCGCCTCGCAGGCGATCTACTTCGTGATGACCGATCGCTTCGTCAATGGCGATCCGTCCAACGATCACCGCGATCAGGGCGGTGCACACCACACGTTCGATATTCCCGTCCAGGGGCCGAATGGTGAGACCGACAACATCGGCTATCTCGGCGGCGACTTCAAAGGCGTGCTTAATAACGCCGGCTATATCCGTGGCATGGGCTTTGGCGCGGTGTGGATCACGCCGATCGTGGACAACCCGGACGAAGCGTTTACCGGCGGCGATCCGGTGACCTGGGGCGCTTCGCTGGCCGACCGCGGCAAGGCGGGCTATCACGGCTATTGGGGCGTCAGCTTCTACAAGCTCGACGAACACCTGCCCAGCAAGGATCTGGACTTCGCCCAGTTCACTTCGAGGATGCGCGCGCAGGGGCTGAAGACCGTGCTCGATATCGTCGCCAATCATGGCTCGCCGTCGTTCAGCATGCCCGTGGCGCAGCCGATGTTCGGCCAGATCTTCGACAAGGACGGCAAGCTGATTGCCGACCACCACAACCTCGCGCCGTCGGATCTCGATCCGGCGCGCCATCCCTTGCATCGGTTCTATCACGCGTACGACGACCTGGCGCAGCTGTCCAACAACAACGATGAGAATCCGGCGGTGCTGGATTATTTCGTTGGCGCGTACCTGCAATGGGCGGACCAGGGTGCGGATGCGTTCCGCATCGACACCATCAGTCATATGTCGACCGCGTTCTGGAAGCAGTTCGCCACGCGCATCCGTGCCAGGCACCCCGGCTTCTTCATGTTTGGAGAAGCGTTCGACTACAACCCGGACAATATCGGCCAGTACACCTGGCCGCGTAACGGCGGCATCAGCGTGCTGGATTTTCCGTTGCGCCAGCGCGTCGCCGAAGTGTTCGAGCATCCGCACAGTGACTACGCACGTGTTGCCGAGCGGCTTTACCTGCGCAATGGCCCGTATGCGAATCCGTACGAAGTGGTGACGTTCTACGACAACCACGACATGGCACGCCTCAACGCCACCGACGACGGTTTTATCGACGCGCACAACTGGCTGTTCACTGCGCGCGGTATTCCGGCGGTCTATTACGGCTCGGAAGTCGGCTTCATGCGCGGGCGTGCGGAGCACCAGGGCAATCGCAACTACTTCGGGCAGGAGCGCATCGATGCGGCGCCGAAAAGCCGCATCTACCAGCAGTTGGTGCGCATCGCCCAGCTACGCGCCCGCACACCGGCGTTGCAGAAGGGCTTGATGTTGCCGCTGCAGTTCAAGGGTGACCAGGCGGCGTTCTATCGCGTCTATCAGAAGGGCAACGAACACCAGATCGCGCTGGTGCTGCTCAACAAGGGCGATGCACCGGCGTCGTTCGATATCGCGGACTATGTGCAGCCAGGGACGTGGAAGGCCGCTCTGGGCGGTCGTAACGTCGAAGTGGCCGGTGGCGGAGCGCTGCACGCCACGGTGGGCGCGCACGATGTGCAGGTCTATCTACTGGATGCCGTGGCGACGCGCGCCGACTTCGTCACCGAGCTCACCCGGTTGATGAACGAAAAAGGCCATCCCGGCGCAGGGTAGGTAAGAAGCGCAGGTGCCGCTGTGGGCTTTTAGCCCTGCCGCAAGCTGGACCGACGCACGATCAAGCGAGCCGGCAGCATGGCGCTCTCCGCCGGCTCGCCACGAATCAGTCGCAGCAGGTTGTCGACCAGGATCTCGCCCGCCTGCTTGGTGTCCTGTAACACCGTGGTCAGTGGTGGATTGACGAAGCTGGCCATGGTGATGTCGTCGAACCCGGCCAGTGCCACGTCGTCCGGCACCTTCAGGCCGTGATCGGCGAGCGCACGCATGGCGCCGATAGCGATCAGGTCGCTGGCGGCGAACACGGCATCGAAACCGACACCGTGACTGAGCAGCTTCTCGAGCGCGTCGTAGCCCGAGCGTTCGGTGCTCTCGGCGTTCACCTGCAGCAGGGGCCCGGCTTCCAGCCCCGCATCGCCAAGGGCTCTCACGTGGCCGCGGTAGCGATCGAAGAATTCCGGATAATGACTTGAGGCATCGCCAAGAAAAGCGATGCGTCGACAGCCTTGTTCGATGAGATGGGTGGTGACCGCTTGGCCACCGCTGAGGTTGTCGCAGCCCACCGACACATCCGGCTGGTCGTGCAGCACCGCACCCCAGCGCACGCAGCACGTACCCTGGTCCACCAGTTTCTGCAGCTTGTCGCGGGTGGCGAGATAGTCGCCGTAACCGAGCAGGATGATGCCGTCGGCCTTCTTGCTGTCCGCGTAGTCCGCATGCCAGTCGCGCGAAAACTGCTGGAACGAGATCAGCAGGTCGTAGCCGCGCTGCGCACTGGCGCGCGTGATCGATCCAAGCATGGACAGGAAGAACGGGTTGATATGGGAGTCGTCTGCCGTCGGGTCCTCGAACAACAGCAAGGCCAGCGTGCCGGTATGTTTGGCGCGCAGGCTGGAGGCGTTCTTGTCGACCTTGTAGTTGAGTTGGTCCACCGCCGCCTGGATGCGCCGGCGCGTTTCCTCGTTCACCAGCGGACTGCCACGCAGCGCGCGCGACACCGTCGACTGGGAGACGCCAGTCAGGTGGGCGATATCGAACGAGGTGACTTTTCCCTTGATCTGCACGCGGCCGTAACCCTTGAGGCAATGCCGGCCGAGCTCTCTGTGGCCAGACGAGTTGTTCGCGGCATCCTAGCTGCTTTACGTCGCTCCCGCGCGCCGCGTGGAGACATTAGACGGGCGCTTGGCCCAGGCAAAAAAAGCCCCGAGGATTAGGGGGGAATCCTCGGGGCCGGGGGTGGAAGCGAAACCCAGGGGAGAGGTTCGCTTACCAGTTGGCTCATCCAGGGAGGTGGTCTGAGCCGGTTGGACGCCGTTGCGTGCATCCGAATACTAAGAACGCGCCACGCGGCAAAAGTTGCACTCACCAGGTCAGTTTTAGTTAGCGACGATTCATTTGACGAAAATCAAACACTTCGCCGCCCGCGTCGTCGCAGCGAAGACTGGGACGACGGCGAGAGCTTGAACAGGCTCCTAGTGCGCCTCGTCCCAGTTGGCTCCCACGCCCGCTTCCACCAGCAGGGGCACGGAGAGTTCCGCCGCACCCGACATGCGCTCAATGACGCCTGCACGCACCGCCTCGACCGCGTCCTTGCGCACCTCGAAGACCAGTTCGTCGTGCACCTGCATCAGCATGTGGGCATCGTCGCGTTGCTGCAGCCAGGGATGCACGGCGAGCATGGCGCGCTTGATGATGTCGGCGGCGGTGCCCTGCATGGGTGCGTTGACGGCGGCGCGTTCGGCACCGGCGCGCAGGGCCTGGTTGCGCGAGGTGAGGTTCTCCAGGTACAGCCGGCGGCCGAACAAGGTCTGCACATAGCCGTCGCGGTGCGCCTGCTCGCGGGTGGCGTCCATGAAGGCGCGCACGCCCGGATAGCGCGAGAAGTAGCGCGCCATGTAGTCGCTGGCTTCGCCACGATCCACGCCGAGCTGACGGGCCAGCCCGAACGCGCTCATGCCATACATCAGGCCGAAGTTGATGGCCTTGGCGGCACGACGCTGGTTGGCGCTGACTTCTTCGGGCTTGAGGCCAAACACTTCGGCGGCCGTGGCCCGATGCACGTCGCCGCCTTCGTGGAAGGCCTTGAGCAGCCCTTCGTCGCCAGAGAGGTGGGCCATGATGCGCAATTCGATCTGCGAATAGTCCGCCGCCAGCACCACCCAGCCTTCCGGTGCCACGAACGCCTGGCGTATGCGCCGACCTTCCTCGGTGCGTACCGGGATGTTCTGCAGGTTGGGATCGGACGAGGAGATACGCCCCGTCGCCACCGCACCCTGGTGGTAGCTGGTATGCACGCGACCCGTACGCGGGTTGACCATCTCGGCCAACTTGTCGGTATAGGTCGAACGCAGCTTGGCCAGGCCGCGGTAGTCAAGAATCAGGCGTGGCAGCGGGTGGTCGTCGGCGATGGCGTCCAGCGCTTCCTCATTCGTCGACGGCTGGCCCGTGGGGGTCTTCAGCTTGGCCCGCAGACCAAGTTCGTCGAACAGGATGGCCTGCAGCTGCTTGGGCGAGTCGAGATTGAACTCGCGGCCGGCGCTCTTCCAGGCTTCCCGCTGCAGTTCAAGCATGCGCTTGCCCAAGTGCTGGCTCTGCTTGCGCAACTCGCTCACGTCGATCAGCACGCCGCGCTGTTCCATCGCGGCCAGCACGGGAACGAGTGGAATCTCGATATCCTCGTAGACCGCGCGTAGGGCGGGGATGCTTTCAAGCTTTGGCCACAGTGCGTGATGCAGGCGCAGCGTCACGTCGGCATCTTCGGCGGCGTAGCGGCAAGCCGTATCCAGATCGACTTGGGAGAACGAGATCTGTTTGGCGCCCTTGCCGGCGACCTGCTCGTACTTGACGGTTTCGTAGCCAAGGTACTTCCGCGCCAGCGAATCCATGTCGTGGCGCGTGGCGGTGGCGTTCCATATATAGGACTCCAGCATGGAGTCGTGCCTGAGCCCCTGCACGGCAATGCCGTAGTGCGACAGGATGTTGATGTCGTACTTCGCGTGCTGGCCCAGCTTCGGCCGGGCGGGGTCTTCAAAGAACGGCTTCAAGGCAGCGAGCACCTGATCGCGCGGTAGCTGCGCCGGTGCCCCCGGGTAATCGTGGGTGAGTGGCACGTAGCAGGCATGTCCCGGTTCCACCGACAGGCTGAGGCCGACGATATCGGCCTGCATGGCGTCGATCGAGGTGGTCTCGGTATCGAACGCGATCAGCGGTGCGCTGGCGATCTTCGCCAGCCAGCTATCGAATTGAGCCTGTGTGGTCACCAGCTCGTACTGACCTTCCATCGCCAGATGCTGGTCGAGTAGGAGCGCACCCTGTACGCGATGCTCTTCGGTGGCAGCCGCCGGGTTCGAGTCGCGCACAGGGTGCGCTCCTGCAGGAGAGGCGGCTTCGTTGTCGAGCTCCTTCAACGCGGCCTTGAACTCGTAGCGTGTAAACAACTCGCGCAGCTGCTCCAGGTGGCGTTCGTGCAGGGCGAGATCCGTCACCGTCACATCCAGCGGCACGTCCGTCTTGATCGTCACCAGCTCGCGCGACAGCGGCAGTTGCGGCAGCGCCGCGCGCAGGCTCTCGCCGATCTTGCCGCCGATTTTGTCCGCGTTCGCGATGAGCTGGTCCAAGGTGCCGTATTCGGCCAGCCATTTCGCCGCCGTCTTGGGGCCGCACTTGGGTACGCCCGGCACGTTGTCGACGGTATCGCCGGTGAGTGAGAGGAAGTCGACGATTTGCGCCGGCTCCACGCCGAATTTTTCCATCACGCCCGCGCTGTCGGTGGTCGTGTTGGTCATGGTGTTGACCAGGGTGACGCCGGGTCGCACGAGCTGGGCGAGATCTTTGTCGCCGGTGGAAATCTCCACCTCGATGCCTTGGGCATGCGCCTGCTCGGTCAGCGTGCCGATCACGTCATCTGCTTCCACGCCGCTCACCCGCAGGATCGGGAAGCCGAGTGCGCTGACAATGGCGAGCATGGGGTCGACCTGCGCGCGCAGGTCGTCTGGCATTGGTGGGCGATTGGCCTTGTACTGGTCGTAGAGCTCGTTGCGAAAAGTAGGCCCCGGCGCATCGCTGACGAAGGCGACATGGTCGGGTCTGGCCTTCAGCGTCGCGCGCAGCATGTTGACCACGCCGAACAGCGCACCGGTGGGTTCGCCGTGCGAGTTGCTCAGCGGTGGCAACGCGTGGAAGGCGCGATAGAGGTAGGACGAACCGTCGATAAGAATGAGCTTGGCCATGCCGGGGATTGTCGCATGCGAGGGGTGGCGGCCTGCGATTCACGAGCCGCATCGCTACGCGCTGCTATGCTTTGGTTTCATCAGGAGGCCGTCATCATGAAACCTGTCGCGTTGTTCATCGTTCTTGGCGCCGCGGTCGCATCCCAAGCGTTCGCCCAGACCGCAGGCTTCCCGCCCGCACCGCCGCCGCCCGGCATGAATGATCCGGGCGTGAAGGCAGTAGCACCTCCCGCAGCGACACCGGCATCCGCAGCACAGACCGCGCAGCCGGCCCAGCAAGCGCAGGCCGCGTCGAACAGTGCAGCCGCTCGCCCGGGCCAGCCCGCGCTGCCGGCCATGCAGGAGCCGCGCGACGCCATGGGCCAGGCACCGCCGCAGGTGACCGTGCGCAAGCAAGGTGACGACACCATCCAGGAGTACCGCCGCAGCGGCCAGCTCTACATGGTGGTGGTGACGCCGAAGAATGGCATCTCGCAGACCTACACCGTCGACCAAAAGGGCGCCTGGACCAATGCGGGTGGCGAGCCGGTGAAGCCCGTGATGTACAAGGTGCTGGAGTGGGGCAAGGGCAAGTCCGCCGAGGATCAGGACAGCGGCGGCCAATGAGCCGCCTGTCGGCCATCGACGGACGCCGGGTTATGACGCTTCGCGCGGTGGGTCGGCTGTGAACCTGCGGGAGAGCTGGCTGCTCTTCGCACTGGGTTCGGCGTTCTTCGCCGCGTTGACGGCGCTGTTTGGCAAGCTGGGTGTGGCGGGGATCAATTCGAATCTCGCCACCTTCATCCGCACCATCGTGATCCTGCTGGTGACCGCCGGCATCCTCAGCCTGCGCAACGAATGGGCTCGCCCCACCGGGCTGCCGATCAACAGCTGGGTCTTCCTTGTCCTTTCGGGCATCGCCACCGGCTTGTCATGGCTTTGCTACTACCGCGCACTGCAATTGGGACCGGTGAGCAAGGTGGCACCCATCGACAAGCTCAGCGTGGCCATCGCCATCGTGTTTGGCGTGCTTTTGCTCGGCGAGCAGTTGAGTTGGTCACTGGTGATCGGCGGCGGGCTGATCGTTGCCGGCGCCATCGTCATTGCCGTGTTCTGATCGAGGATCGCTACGCGTCGTCCAGCTCCGGATAGTGACGGAAGATGTCGTCCTCGTTGAACGGTACGCGTCGCGGCGAGGCGAGATAAGCGGCAAGCCGGGGTCTCGCGGCGACACGCTCGCTCAGGGAGCGTAGACGTGAAGTGTGTCGACGAAGCCGCTTCATCGCGAGGGGAAAGGCGTAGTCCAGCCCCGCCATCAGCTGGAACAGGGATACATCCACATACGAATGGTTTCGGCCAACGGCATGGTGCCCGTCGCCGCGTGCCAGCACCTGTTCGAAGTAGTCGATGAATTTCGGCAGCCGCTGCGTACGGAACGCTTCCGCGCGTTTGCGCGCTTCCATCCGCTGATCCTCGAAGTACTGATCCATCGCAATCGGATGGTGGGTATCGTGCACTTCCGCGACCAAATCGGCGATGGTGAGCTGCAACTGCAGTGCAAAACACTTGCTGGCTACCGATGAGGGCACCAGACCGTGCCGCGGGGCAAGAAAAGCGAGGATGTTCGGTGTCTGCGCAATCACCAGCTTGCCGGCCTGCAGAAAGGGTGGGGCAAACGGCAACGCGCCCGGTTGTTCGCCACCAAGAAACCGCGTCATGACGCCATCCCCCTGGTCGCGTGCCACATCGACATAGGTGGCGCCGGCATCTTCCAAGGCCAGGCGCACGAATTCGCCGCGACCCTGGATACCCGTCCAGTAGAACAGTTCGTAGCGCATCGTCTGGCCCGATGGTGTCGGAGGGCCAAGGCTAGCTTCGGTCCGTTCAAGCTTGCGTGAGCATTACTCGGCAGGCATCGACGGCCACGCAGCAGCGAGTGCGCGCAGTCGTTCCCACACCAGTGCAGCGAGCGGCGACAGAGAGCGCTGGCGCCGCTTCAGCAGCACGACATTGCGATGTTCTGTCGGCGTCAGTGGCCGCGTCACCAAGGTGTCCGGCGCAGGTGCCAACGCCGGACTGACACTGATGCCCAGACCCGCCTCCACCATGCGAAACGCCGTGAGGGTATGACCGGTCTGCTGCACGATGTCGACCTCGATGCCGCGGCTGGCGAGCGCGTGATCGATCAGTCGACGGCTGCCGGAGGAATAGTCGAGCAGCACCAGGCGCTGACCGCGCAGCTTGCGCCACGGCACCCGCTCCAACTGCGCCAACGGATGGTCGGGTCGGCATACCAGCACGAAGGGGTCACGCAGAATCAGTTCGCTATCGAATTCACCACTCGGCGGTGGATCGATGGCGAGGCCGAAATCCACTTCGCCGCCGCGCACGCTGTCCAGCACCATCGTTTGCGCCTCGTCGTGCAGTTGGATGGTGAGATCGGGATAGCGCCGGATGCAGTCGGCAATGCATGGCGGCATCAAGCCGGCCGACAAGGTGGGTACGGATGCCACGTGCACCTTGCCGTGTCGGCGCTCGCTTTCGGAGTGGACATGACTGAGCACGCCTTCCAACTCCTCGAGCACGCGGCTGATCGCGTTCTCCAGATAGCGCCCCGCATCCGTGGGCACTACTTCCCGCGTGTTCCGGTCAAACAGTTTCAGGCCCAGATCCGCCTCCAGTTCGGCCACATGCCGGCTCACGGCTGGCTGGCTCAGGTGCAGGCTCTCCGCTGCGCGCCGGAAGTGCTGCTGCTGGGCCACGGCGAGGAATACACGAAGCTGGCGCAGGGTGATATTCATAACGGGATGATATCAATGAATCCGATAATACGAATGGATTAATGAATGGGGCGGCGTTCCAATAACGGCCTCTCGCGTAATCCGGCTTCCGGTCATGTCACTGAGTCGCTTCCTTCCCGATCGCTTCACCTGCGCCCTGGTGGTCACGGTCACCCTGGCCAGTCTGCTGCCTTGTCGCGGCCACGTGGCCGGCGCCTTCGAGGTGGTTACGGACCTGGCCATCGCGCTGCTGTTCTTCCTGCATGGCGCCAAGCTGTCGCGCGAGGCCGTGGTGGCTGGGATGACCCACTGGCGCCTGCACCTCACGGTGCTCGCCAGCACCTTCGTGTTGTTTCCCGTGCTTGGCCTGCTGTTGCGTCCGGTGCTGTCGCCGCTGGTGACGCCGTCGCTGTACCTGGGCGTGCTGTTCCTGTGCACGCTGCCTTCCACGGTGCAGTCGTCCATCGCCTTCACCTCGATGGCGCGCGGCAATATTCCGGCCGCGATTTGTGCGGCATCCGCTTCCAGCTTGCTTGGCATCTTCATCACGCCGCTGCTGGTGGGCGTGATGCTGGAGTCGCACGGCCAGGGTGGCATGAGCTGGGATGCCGTAGGCGGCATCGTGCTGCAGCTGCTGGTGCCCTTTATCGCGGGCCAGGTGGCACAGCGCTGGATCGGCCCGTGGGTAAGCCGCAATCGTGCATTGCTTGCCTATGTGGACCAGGGTTCGATCCTGTTGGTGGTGTACACGGCGTTCAGTGCGGCGGTGCTGCAAGGCCTTTGGAAGCAGATGCCGCTGCCGGTGCTTGGTGGCTTGTTGGGGGTCAACGCGGTGCTGCTTGCGATTGCGCTGCTGGTGACGCGTTACGGCGCGCGTGCGCTGGGCTTTGGGCGCGAGGACGAGATCACCATCGTGTTCTGCGGTTCGAAGAAGAGCCTGGCCAGTGGCGTGCCGATGGCGAAGGTGTTGTTCGCAGGTCATCCGCTGGGCGCGATCGTGCTGCCGATCATGCTGTTCCATCAGATCCAGCTGATGACTTGTGCGGTGCTGGCGCGGCGCTATGCGGAGCGGGCGCGAAGGATTGAACTGGACGTGGAGGCGGATGGCGCTACGCGCGCTTGAGCCTTGGTTTGTTCTCACGTGAAGGTAGCGAAGCTACCTCTCACCGACATCCCCGCGAACGCGGGGATCCAGTGCGTTTCGCTCTTGTGCGCGCCGGTCGCGGCATCGCAGCAGCCGAGCAAGAAAACCACGGGCTCAAACAGCGCCACCGCGAGTACCTGCCCCTCACCCCAACCCTCTCCCCTTTGGGGAGAGGGAGCTGCAGGGCGTCGATCAATGACGGAAGTGACGAATCCCGGTAAACACCATCGCCATATCGTGCTCATCTGCGGCGGCAATCACTTCCGCATCGCGCATCGAGCCACCCGGCTGGATCACGGCGCGAATACCCGCCGCGGCGGCGGCATCGATGCCGTCGCGGAATGGGAAGAACGCGTCCGAGGCCATCACCGACCCACGCACTTCCAGCTTCTCGTCGGCCGCCTTGATGCCGGCGATTTTCGCGCTGTACACGCGACTCATCTGGCCGGCGCCGATGCCGATGGTCTGGCGATCGCGGGCATAGACGATGGCATTGCTCTTGACGTACTTGGCCACCTTCCACGCGAAGATCAGGTCGTCGACCTCGGTCGGTGTCGGTGCGCGCTTGGTGACGATCTTGAGATCGTCGGCGCCGACCATGGCGCGGTCGG
This sequence is a window from Dyella humicola. Protein-coding genes within it:
- a CDS encoding alpha-amylase family glycosyl hydrolase: MSIRAPIAAVIGLSLAMLGGAAAFAGEAPKDFYGTELPFASQAIYFVMTDRFVNGDPSNDHRDQGGAHHTFDIPVQGPNGETDNIGYLGGDFKGVLNNAGYIRGMGFGAVWITPIVDNPDEAFTGGDPVTWGASLADRGKAGYHGYWGVSFYKLDEHLPSKDLDFAQFTSRMRAQGLKTVLDIVANHGSPSFSMPVAQPMFGQIFDKDGKLIADHHNLAPSDLDPARHPLHRFYHAYDDLAQLSNNNDENPAVLDYFVGAYLQWADQGADAFRIDTISHMSTAFWKQFATRIRARHPGFFMFGEAFDYNPDNIGQYTWPRNGGISVLDFPLRQRVAEVFEHPHSDYARVAERLYLRNGPYANPYEVVTFYDNHDMARLNATDDGFIDAHNWLFTARGIPAVYYGSEVGFMRGRAEHQGNRNYFGQERIDAAPKSRIYQQLVRIAQLRARTPALQKGLMLPLQFKGDQAAFYRVYQKGNEHQIALVLLNKGDAPASFDIADYVQPGTWKAALGGRNVEVAGGGALHATVGAHDVQVYLLDAVATRADFVTELTRLMNEKGHPGAG
- a CDS encoding DUF2782 domain-containing protein — protein: MKPVALFIVLGAAVASQAFAQTAGFPPAPPPPGMNDPGVKAVAPPAATPASAAQTAQPAQQAQAASNSAAARPGQPALPAMQEPRDAMGQAPPQVTVRKQGDDTIQEYRRSGQLYMVVVTPKNGISQTYTVDQKGAWTNAGGEPVKPVMYKVLEWGKGKSAEDQDSGGQ
- the polA gene encoding DNA polymerase I, which produces MAKLILIDGSSYLYRAFHALPPLSNSHGEPTGALFGVVNMLRATLKARPDHVAFVSDAPGPTFRNELYDQYKANRPPMPDDLRAQVDPMLAIVSALGFPILRVSGVEADDVIGTLTEQAHAQGIEVEISTGDKDLAQLVRPGVTLVNTMTNTTTDSAGVMEKFGVEPAQIVDFLSLTGDTVDNVPGVPKCGPKTAAKWLAEYGTLDQLIANADKIGGKIGESLRAALPQLPLSRELVTIKTDVPLDVTVTDLALHERHLEQLRELFTRYEFKAALKELDNEAASPAGAHPVRDSNPAAATEEHRVQGALLLDQHLAMEGQYELVTTQAQFDSWLAKIASAPLIAFDTETTSIDAMQADIVGLSLSVEPGHACYVPLTHDYPGAPAQLPRDQVLAALKPFFEDPARPKLGQHAKYDINILSHYGIAVQGLRHDSMLESYIWNATATRHDMDSLARKYLGYETVKYEQVAGKGAKQISFSQVDLDTACRYAAEDADVTLRLHHALWPKLESIPALRAVYEDIEIPLVPVLAAMEQRGVLIDVSELRKQSQHLGKRMLELQREAWKSAGREFNLDSPKQLQAILFDELGLRAKLKTPTGQPSTNEEALDAIADDHPLPRLILDYRGLAKLRSTYTDKLAEMVNPRTGRVHTSYHQGAVATGRISSSDPNLQNIPVRTEEGRRIRQAFVAPEGWVVLAADYSQIELRIMAHLSGDEGLLKAFHEGGDVHRATAAEVFGLKPEEVSANQRRAAKAINFGLMYGMSAFGLARQLGVDRGEASDYMARYFSRYPGVRAFMDATREQAHRDGYVQTLFGRRLYLENLTSRNQALRAGAERAAVNAPMQGTAADIIKRAMLAVHPWLQQRDDAHMLMQVHDELVFEVRKDAVEAVRAGVIERMSGAAELSVPLLVEAGVGANWDEAH
- a CDS encoding bile acid:sodium symporter family protein, giving the protein MSLSRFLPDRFTCALVVTVTLASLLPCRGHVAGAFEVVTDLAIALLFFLHGAKLSREAVVAGMTHWRLHLTVLASTFVLFPVLGLLLRPVLSPLVTPSLYLGVLFLCTLPSTVQSSIAFTSMARGNIPAAICAASASSLLGIFITPLLVGVMLESHGQGGMSWDAVGGIVLQLLVPFIAGQVAQRWIGPWVSRNRALLAYVDQGSILLVVYTAFSAAVLQGLWKQMPLPVLGGLLGVNAVLLAIALLVTRYGARALGFGREDEITIVFCGSKKSLASGVPMAKVLFAGHPLGAIVLPIMLFHQIQLMTCAVLARRYAERARRIELDVEADGATRA
- a CDS encoding EamA family transporter, with translation MNLRESWLLFALGSAFFAALTALFGKLGVAGINSNLATFIRTIVILLVTAGILSLRNEWARPTGLPINSWVFLVLSGIATGLSWLCYYRALQLGPVSKVAPIDKLSVAIAIVFGVLLLGEQLSWSLVIGGGLIVAGAIVIAVF
- a CDS encoding LacI family DNA-binding transcriptional regulator, with amino-acid sequence MKGKVTSFDIAHLTGVSQSTVSRALRGSPLVNEETRRRIQAAVDQLNYKVDKNASSLRAKHTGTLALLLFEDPTADDSHINPFFLSMLGSITRASAQRGYDLLISFQQFSRDWHADYADSKKADGIILLGYGDYLATRDKLQKLVDQGTCCVRWGAVLHDQPDVSVGCDNLSGGQAVTTHLIEQGCRRIAFLGDASSHYPEFFDRYRGHVRALGDAGLEAGPLLQVNAESTERSGYDALEKLLSHGVGFDAVFAASDLIAIGAMRALADHGLKVPDDVALAGFDDITMASFVNPPLTTVLQDTKQAGEILVDNLLRLIRGEPAESAMLPARLIVRRSSLRQG
- a CDS encoding glutathione S-transferase, whose protein sequence is MRYELFYWTGIQGRGEFVRLALEDAGATYVDVARDQGDGVMTRFLGGEQPGALPFAPPFLQAGKLVIAQTPNILAFLAPRHGLVPSSVASKCFALQLQLTIADLVAEVHDTHHPIAMDQYFEDQRMEARKRAEAFRTQRLPKFIDYFEQVLARGDGHHAVGRNHSYVDVSLFQLMAGLDYAFPLAMKRLRRHTSRLRSLSERVAARPRLAAYLASPRRVPFNEDDIFRHYPELDDA
- a CDS encoding LysR family transcriptional regulator, with the translated sequence MNITLRQLRVFLAVAQQQHFRRAAESLHLSQPAVSRHVAELEADLGLKLFDRNTREVVPTDAGRYLENAISRVLEELEGVLSHVHSESERRHGKVHVASVPTLSAGLMPPCIADCIRRYPDLTIQLHDEAQTMVLDSVRGGEVDFGLAIDPPPSGEFDSELILRDPFVLVCRPDHPLAQLERVPWRKLRGQRLVLLDYSSGSRRLIDHALASRGIEVDIVQQTGHTLTAFRMVEAGLGISVSPALAPAPDTLVTRPLTPTEHRNVVLLKRRQRSLSPLAALVWERLRALAAAWPSMPAE